The following are encoded together in the Bacillus cereus group sp. RP43 genome:
- a CDS encoding ABC transporter permease — MSIESLWSSRFQQHIQNAITYFARMINGLLYSFIFVSCVGAYYYAKFLKTDPSKGISLLLITIVLTVIITRCPIRTFIQKPDAVYLLALEEKLTSYFKKSLLYNYIIQLFPLLFTFLILVPLAMQSLQLTVPFLCTIFIVLMITKAWNMYIHWMWRDSYEKNIWLIIRIACNALIIYMLFYTANVIVLGGLLLLLAFLLLYTKKQPTKRIPWEYIIEQEEKMDIRFYQFASIFTDVPQLKKQVNGRKWLTNWIEPLLHKKQATFFYLHTLSFLRGNDYFGIYIRLSIIGSFIVYFVPNLYVKGATTYIVLYMISMQLRSLWKYFSGNIIVALYPIDTEERMRQFLSLIFILLSIQLIVFSSVILIATGQLLHALIIMVIGVLWIRFIIVPKTKKRISSF, encoded by the coding sequence ATGTCAATCGAATCACTATGGAGCTCTCGCTTTCAACAACATATTCAAAATGCCATCACATACTTTGCACGTATGATTAACGGTTTACTATATAGTTTCATCTTCGTCTCATGTGTAGGTGCATATTATTACGCCAAGTTTCTTAAAACGGATCCTTCTAAAGGAATATCTCTATTGCTTATTACAATCGTCTTAACAGTGATTATAACGAGATGCCCAATACGTACATTTATTCAAAAGCCCGATGCTGTCTATTTACTAGCACTAGAAGAGAAATTAACTTCTTATTTTAAAAAATCTCTTCTATATAATTACATCATTCAGCTTTTCCCATTATTATTTACGTTCCTTATTCTCGTACCACTTGCCATGCAATCATTACAATTGACTGTACCTTTTCTATGTACAATCTTTATCGTTTTAATGATTACGAAAGCTTGGAACATGTACATACACTGGATGTGGCGTGATAGTTATGAAAAAAACATATGGCTTATCATTCGTATTGCTTGTAACGCCCTTATCATTTACATGCTATTTTATACTGCAAATGTAATTGTATTAGGCGGATTACTCTTACTTCTTGCTTTCCTACTTCTATATACGAAGAAACAGCCCACAAAGCGAATACCGTGGGAATACATAATTGAGCAAGAAGAAAAAATGGACATACGCTTTTATCAATTCGCTAGCATCTTTACCGATGTTCCGCAGCTAAAAAAACAAGTAAACGGCAGAAAATGGCTTACAAATTGGATCGAACCTTTACTACATAAAAAACAAGCTACTTTCTTCTATTTACATACACTATCGTTTTTACGTGGGAATGATTATTTCGGTATATATATTCGCTTAAGTATTATCGGTTCCTTTATCGTATATTTCGTACCGAATCTATATGTAAAAGGTGCTACTACTTACATCGTCCTATACATGATCTCTATGCAGCTTCGTTCTCTGTGGAAATATTTTTCGGGAAATATTATCGTGGCATTATATCCAATTGATACTGAAGAACGAATGAGGCAATTTCTTAGCTTAATTTTCATATTGCTAAGTATTCAACTCATTGTATTTTCAAGTGTTATACTCATTGCTACAGGACAATTACTACATGCTTTGATTATTATGGTAATCGGTGTACTTTGGATAAGGTTTATTATTGTACCAAAAACGAAGAAACGCATTTCTTCATTTTAG